TTTTTTTGGCATGGTCATTTTGCTACCGGGGTGCAGAAAGTACGGATGCCCCCGCTTCTTTTTACGCAGCTCGGACTTTTTCACGAAAACGCTGTCGGTAGTTTTAAAGACTTGTTGCACGGCATTTCCCGCGATCCGGCAATGCTACGTTATCTTGACAATAACCAAAATCGTCGGGGCAAGCCGAATGAGAATTTCGCCCGCGAGCTGATGGAGTTGTTTTCATTAGGCCCGGGAAATTATACCGAAACGGATGTCAAAGAAGCTGCGCGGGCGTTTACTGGCTGGACAAATGACCCGTTTAATTTTCGAATTCGATTCCGGCAGCACGATCACGGCAAGAAAACTTTTTTAGGCCACACCGGCAATTTTAACGGTGAGGATATTGTCAACATTAGTTTAGACCAACCTGCCTGTGCGGAATTTATCGCCCGCAAGATTTTAAATTTTTTCTCCTTTGAAAATATCTCCGGCAAAAAAGTTCAAACATTCGCTGATGAATTTCGCAATCATGATTACCAAATCGAACCATTGCTCAAAAAGATTTTTTCACACAAAGATTTCTATGCTGCAAAAGTAATTGGCACCCAAATTAAAAGCCCGATTCAACTTATGGTTGGAACAGCCAGAACACTCGACCTTAAAATAAATAATGATGAGTTTGTGCTCTACACCTTAAATTTGATGGGGCAGGTGCCTTATTTTCCGCCAAATGTAAAAGGCTGGCCGGGCGGAAAATCCTGGATTGATATATCCCGACTGCTAACCCGATATACTTTTGCCGAAATCATCGGAAGAGGTAAAATCCCCCGCGAAATAGATCCGCGCTCGAGCCGCGATTTTGGTCCCCGTAAGAAAAAAGATCGAAAGAGAGCAAAAGGTGCATTTGGCAGAAACATGCGCGACAGAGATTTTACTATTGAATTCGACCCGGGCAAGCTTTTGTCAGGCCAGAATTCCCCCGATGCAATTTTAAAAAGATTAACCGATGTTTTGCTCGCTCAAAATCTCACAGATGACGAGCGTCAAATGCTTCTGACGAATTATAAAAATAATTTGAACACAATGAACCGCAAGCAGGCTCAAAAAAACCTCATCGGCGATATCATGGGTTTGCCGGCTTATCAATTGTGTTAGTTGATCAAATTGATGGTGAAAAAATGGCTGAGCAAGTTAAAAAACTTTTGACCCGCCGCGAGTTTTTAAGAAAAGGACTGACGT
This sequence is a window from candidate division KSB1 bacterium. Protein-coding genes within it:
- a CDS encoding DUF1800 domain-containing protein; translation: MKTENFDKNPWDWTKARHLLNRAGFGGKPSEIELLDKIGLDSGLKKLFDFKSRSLETPDWLSEYDRFSLRGIRDLSEEERRELNRLNRQRIHEFQVGWIKRMIESPKPSDMLWEKMTFFWHGHFATGVQKVRMPPLLFTQLGLFHENAVGSFKDLLHGISRDPAMLRYLDNNQNRRGKPNENFARELMELFSLGPGNYTETDVKEAARAFTGWTNDPFNFRIRFRQHDHGKKTFLGHTGNFNGEDIVNISLDQPACAEFIARKILNFFSFENISGKKVQTFADEFRNHDYQIEPLLKKIFSHKDFYAAKVIGTQIKSPIQLMVGTARTLDLKINNDEFVLYTLNLMGQVPYFPPNVKGWPGGKSWIDISRLLTRYTFAEIIGRGKIPREIDPRSSRDFGPRKKKDRKRAKGAFGRNMRDRDFTIEFDPGKLLSGQNSPDAILKRLTDVLLAQNLTDDERQMLLTNYKNNLNTMNRKQAQKNLIGDIMGLPAYQLC